AGTCAATTTTCTTCTCTGGCTCTTTTGCTTTGTCCCATTACTTTTCTCAAAATCAATCTATCATAAATGTTGTTTCACAATGATTTTGAAAAGAAATGGGGATGAAGAAAAATGACAGGTTTCAAATTGGCAATTTACCAGGACACTCTGGAGATTCAGAAACGTTACCACAACAGAAAAATTCATATTGAAAAAAAGATGGAGGAAATCCCAAAACAATATGAGGCGATATTCGGAGATACAAGAACTATTGCTGCAGCACAGGTCAAGTAATTGGCACAGAGGCCATGCTTGATTATTTGTACATCTCACTGACTGAACAGCAAGTTAAGAAAACAACGTGGGAACGCCGATTAGCAGCTATTAGAAAATACTTGAGTGTCATTCATAAAATAGAGCTCAAAGGAGAAGCAGGAGTGGCATATGAGCTTTCGGGATACGAAAAATGTATCAGGAAGATCAATACGCTCATTTGACTCAAGTTCGAGGAAAGTCAGCCATTGATAAGAAAGAGTTGACGGATATGCTCGATCGTCTCCCGATAAGAGCAAAGGCGATTTGTCTAGTTAATCTAATAACCGCTAACAGACCAAGCGAAATGGTGCGT
This window of the Planococcus versutus genome carries:
- a CDS encoding tyrosine-type recombinase/integrase encodes the protein MYQEDQYAHLTQVRGKSAIDKKELTDMLDRLPIRAKAICLVNLITANRPSEMVRLKINDFDLKNKCVHFIEEAKKWHTKRLTPEVIYAIDVYIREYHLKADNYFGESV